Part of the Rhodoferax fermentans genome, TGCCCACCAGTTTGCTCTCCGAGCTGCTCATCACCCTGGGCCTGGTGATGGCGGTGGTGGTGCTGGCCGTACAACAGGCCACCCGGCCACTGCGCCAGCTGGCCCAGGCGGCGGACACCCTTGGCAGTGACCTGGACGCCCCACCCCTGCCCGAAGACGGTCCCACCGAGACCCGGCACGCGGCCCAGGCGTTCAACCGTATGCAGGCCAGAATCAAACGCCTGGTCAACGAACGAGCCCGGGCGCTGGCGGCGGTTTCACACGATTTACGCACGCCGCTCACCCGCCTGCGTTTGCGCACCGAACTGATCGACGACGAGCGCTTGCGCGAGCAGATGAGCAAGGACCTGGAGGCCATGGCCGCCATGATTGACGGCACGCTGGCCTACCTGCGTGGCCTGCAGGCCAATGAGCAGGTGCGCAGCTTGGACATCAATGCGCTGCTAGAGAGCATGGCCGATGATGCCCGGGTACTGGGGCGCAGCATCCAGATCCACGGGCAGGCGCAACAGGCTTTTCAAGGTCGGCTGACCGCTTTGCGCCGGGCACTGCAAAACCTGATCGACAACGCCTTCAAATACGGCCAGGGCGCCAGCATCCGTGTGGAAGACAGCCCGGCCATGCTGAAAGTCACGGTGGAAGACAGCGGGCCCGGTCTGGCAGCTGCGGAACTCAGCAAGGTCACCGAGCCCTATTACCGTGTTGACAGCGCACGCAGTGCTACAGGTGACGGTGTCGGGCTGGGCCTGTCCATCGTGAAAGACGTGGCCCTGTTGCACAACGGTGAACTGATCCTGACCAACCGGCCCCAAGGAGGCCTGGCTGCCACACTGCTGCTGCCACGCGCTGTCACACCCACACTGTCATGAGCACTGCCAGTTTTGGCATGGCTGGTTGTGTCGCCGGTTGTGCAAGCCCGCTTGTGCGTCTGTCTGAACAGATGAATCAATGACTTAGCGGATTGGCTGGGGCTGGCACGGCGGTTGCGGTGGACAGGGGGTCGTCAACTTTTTTTGTCAGTCCATCCACTGACCCCTTCCCCATGATCATGAAAATCGCCGTCACCAGCCAGAACCGCACCAGCATCACCGAACACGCTGGCAAATGCCGCAAGTTCTGGGTTTACGAGGTGGCCAACCGCCAGGTCAGCGGCAAGCAGCTGCTGGAACTGCCTTTGGCCCAAAGTTTTCACGAAAGTGCCCACGCGCCTGAGCCGCAGGCACCCCATCCGCTGGAGGGTGTCTCACTCCTGATCACCGCCAGCGCTGGAGATGGCCTCAAGGCACGTCTGCGCCAAAAAGGCATGACCGTGTGTGTCACCAGCGAAACCAACCCCGATCAAGCGGTGGCGGCCTGGCTCCAAGGCACGCTGCCAGAGGTGGCCAGTGCACCCCAGGACTGCGACTGTGGCCACAACCATGACCACACACACGGCCATTCGGCTTGAGTGAGCCTGCGGCAGACGCCCGGCAGAAGCCGGTTCACACGGCCATATTTATACCCAGTGGGGTATTATTCCCCCGCCTCGTTTTAACACCTTTGAAAGACAAGTCTCCATGAGCACGTTTGACCATATTGGCCTGATCCAGAACATCAACGACAACCTGGTGCCCCTGCGCAAAACCCAGCCTGAGGCCATGCAGGCTTTCGGGCAACTGGCCCGCGCCGCCATGACCGAGGGCGCCGTCAGCGCCAAACACAAGGAGCTGATCGCTCTGGCCATTGGCATCACCCAGCATTGCTCGGGCTGCATCGGCTTTCATGTCAAGGCACTGATCAAGCTGCAATGCACCCGCCAGGAACTCGAAGAAATGCTCAGCATTTGTGTGTACATGGGCGGCGGCCCCGCCCTGATGTACAGCGCCGAAGCCCTGAGCGCCTGGGACAGCATGACCGCCCCTGCATGAGTCGGCTGAAGGCCGCCAAGCTCACTGGCCGTATGCATTCAGACGCTGTGCGTTGACCCCTGCTGAACTGGGGGCAGGGTGGTGATCTGGCTGTTTCTGCTGGCAGGGGTGGCCCTGGTGGTGGTGTTGCGCCAGGTTGTTCACCGGGCCATCCTGCGCAGCCTGCGCGCCCCCCGGGTGGCGCACCTGCGCACCCCGGCAGATCTGGGTTTTCAGGCGCATGCACTGCGTCTGCCGGTGGCCCATGGCAAGTCCCTGTTTGCCTGGTTTGTGCCGGTGCCGGGTGCGCGGCAGGCCCCCGCCGTGCTGCTGATGCATGGCTGGGGCGCCAATGCCAGCCTGATGCTGCCCGCTCTGGCCCCGTTACATGCCGCCGGTTATTCGGTGATGCTGCTGGACGCGCGTTGCCACGGCAACAGTGATGACGAGGCTTTCACCTCGCTGCCCCGGTTTGCCCAGGACATTGAAGCTGGCCTGGACTGGCTGCGTTGGCAACCCGAGGTGGACGACCAGCGCCTGGTGGTGCTGGGCCACTCGGTGGGTGCCGGTGCCGCGTTGTTGTGCGCCACCCATCGGCAGGATGTGAAAGCGGTGGTGTGCCTGGGTGCGTTTGCCCATCCGCAAGAGGTGATGCGGCGCTGGTTGGCCGAAGTGCATCTGCCTTACCTGGTGATCGGCTGGTACCTGCTGCGCCATGTGCAACACGTCATTGGGGCTCGTTTTGACGAGATTGCGCCCATCCACAGCATGGCGCGGGTGCACTGCCCGGTGTTGCTGGTGCACGGCAGCGAGGACGAGGTGGTGCCGGTGGGGGATGCGCAGCGCCTGCAGGCGGCTGGCAGGCCGGGCCAGGTGACGTGGATTGAAATCCCCGGTGGGCACGACCCGAGCGAGGCTGCCCCAGCCTATGTGCCACAACTGATCCACTTCTTACAGCAGGCGCTTGCCACACCTGCCAGACAGCCCGTTGCTGGGGCGGCGAACTAGCCGTGTTTTTGCACCAGCGTCCAGGCTGACAGCGCAATCAGCGCGCTCCAGAACCAGACGCCCAGGGTCAGCGGCAGCACTGTGCCGTCCATATGGCCACCGAGCCAGCCACCCATGGCAAAAGCACACACCATCATCAGGATGCCGTTCATCGCCGAGGCCGCACCCGCCGCCTGCGGGAACGGCCCAACCGAACCACTCTGCCCACAGGGCTGGTGGATGCCATGGCCCACCATAAAAATCAGCTGCGGCAACAAGATGCTCCAGAGGCTGATCCAGCCGCTCAAGGTCAACAAGGCCATCAGCGTGCCGCCGGTCAGCGACAACACCCCGGCAAAAGCCACCGCACGACGCACCCCAAAACGTGGCAGCCAGTGGCGGCATAAAAAGGTGCCGCCGATGTAGGCCAGCGAGTTGACAAACATCACCAGGCCGTACTGCATCTTGCTCAGACCCAGCACCCCGGTGAACACAAAAGACGAGGCCGCCAAAAGGTGAACAGCCCGCTGTAAGAACACGCCGTCAAGGCGGAGAACGCCAGAAAGGTCGGGTGCCCCAGGATATGGCGCCAGGTGGCCAGCAGGGTGCCGAGCTGCAGCGCCTGCGGGTTTTTGTGCTGCACGGTTTCCTCAAACCGCAGCGCCACCACCACCAGCGTCACCGCCGCAAACACACCGAGTGCCAGCAGCGCAAAACGCCAGTTCAGCCACTGCGTCAGCAGGCCGCCCAGCGGCGCACTCAGACAGGCAATCACACCCAGGCCACTCAGGCCCTTGCTCATCACCCGTGCACCCTGGGTGGGGGCGTACAGGTCACGCACGATGGCGCGCGCACACATCACCCCTGCACCCATGGCCGCGCCCTGCAGCGTGCGCCAGACAATCAGCCAGCCCATGCTCGGCGCCAGGCTGCTGGCAATGGAGGCCAGCACATAAGCCACCAGCCCGATCAGCAGAATCGGCCGACGACCAAAGCGGTCTGACAGCGGCCCCCACACCAGCTGCGAGCCCCCAAAAGCCAGCAGCAGCGCGGTGAGTGTCAGCTGCGCCTGAGCCATCGGGGCAGACAACTGGGCGGTCAACTCGGGCAGGGCGGGCAGGTACAGGTCGGTGGTGATCGGCTGCAGTCCCAGCAACAGGGACAGCAGCAAAACGATCAGACCGGGCGGCATTTTGGAGGAATGGGTGGCGTTGGCAGGCATGTTTTGAGGGTATCAGATCAGTACCAGCCCACTGTGTCTGGAAAACCGCGTCTGTGCGAAGATGGCCACTGCTTGAATCAGACATTGTGGAAGGGGTGGTGGCATGGCAATAGGATGGCTCTCGGTGTTGAAGATGGTGCCCTGGGGCGACGTGATCGAGTCCGCGCCCAAGGTGGCGCAGGGCGCCAAAAAGCTGTGGGACACGGTCGGCAAGAAGCCCGCCGCCAGCACCAGCGCCACGGTGGCCACCGCCACCCCGGGCCAGCCCGAGCCCACACTGGCCGCCTTGCAGGCCCAGGTGACCCAGTTGCAGGTGTCGGTGGCCGAGCTGCACCAGCAAATGCTGGCCTCCAGCGCACTGATCGGCTCGCTGGCCGAACAAAACACCCAGCTGATCGCCCGTGTGGAGGTCAACCGCAAACGGGTGCTGGCCCTGGCGGTGGTGGTGGTTGTGCTGGCGGGGTGTTGGGTAGCAAATTGTTTTGATAGCTGTTTGCCCTTTATCCATAAGGGCTACCGCCTGATTTGTTGCTTTTTTCATGAAAGCCAGCTGACACAGGTGTTGCCGATCAGGGGGCGGACTTGTTGATGTGTCTGGGCGTTCTCGCTAAATGGGCCGCAAGAGCCTGTTCTGGCTGCCAACAAGTAAGGTTGAGTGGATTGTTTTTCGGGGGGTGATCCTCTAACATGGGGCGGGCTTGACAGCGGATGCGCATCACGCTGGATAGCAGTCAAAAAAGTGGGCGTTGTCCCACACCATCTGATGTTGACGCTGCACGGTGGGCAGCCCTTCAGGCATGGACTGGGTTGGAAATAGGCGGCTTGTGGGCCAGGTGGGTTGTTCACCAGGGCACCGTGTTATTTCCTTGATCTCTAGGGAGCAGGCGGATGCAGGCAATCAGCGAATCACGCGCGGTAACCCGGTTCCTTTCCTCGTGGAAGAGCCTGGCGCTGGTGCTTGCTTTGGCCGGGTTGTTCGCTGCTGTCTCCATTCGTCAAGACTTCGAGGAGCTGTTGGCAACGGAGTACCAGGTGCTCGAACGCCAGGCGCGCCTGGCCGAGTACCAGGTGGGGGGTGTGCTGCGCGGATTGAATGTGGGCCTGCGCAGTCTGGCGGCAGACCAGGAAGCCTGGCCACAGCTGCCCGCACAAGCCATCTCGCAACACCAGCTCGCTTTCCTGAAAGAGTTTCCCGAAGTCAGGACCATCACCGCAGCCGACAAAACGGGCCGCGTTCTGGCCGCAGAGAGCCTGCAAACGCCGCAAGATGTCGCGACCATACGTGCGTTCAACAATTCCCAACGCGAGTACTTCCAGTTCCACCAGAATGCCCAGCCCAAAGACTTTGACCGGATGTACATCTCGCGGCCATTCATCGGGGTCTCGAAACGCTGGATCATCGTGGCGTCGCGGGCCATCCGTGGCCCGAAGGGGGAGTTTCAGGGCGCGGTGGTGGCGACCTTGATTCCCAACTTCTTCGCCCCGATATTTCAGGATGTCCTGACCAACGACGTGGTCGACTCGGTGGCCGTCCATACGCTGCAGGGCGACATCCTCTATCGCCTGCCTGACCCCGACAAACACATTGGCAGGAATATCGCCCACGGCGAGGCTTTTCAGCTCTACCTGCGCTCCGACAGCCCGACCACGCGTTATCTCGGCATTGCGGTCACAGACAACGTCAAGCGCGTTGCGGTTTTTCGCAAGGTCGCAGGCAGCAGCCTGGACATCGTCATCACGGCCCGATACGACAGCCTGTTGACGAAGTGGTACCCCGCTGTGGCCACCAAGTTGATTCTTTATGCCCTCTTTGTGGTGCTGGCTCTGGCCTTTGGCAAAGAGTTCAAGCGGCGTCTGGCCGCCAGCATGGCGCTGTCACAGAGTGAGTCACGCTTTCGTGCGCTGTTTGAGGACTCGCCCAACGCCATCCTTCTGGTTGACCCGCAAGCGCTGCGGCTCACCGATGTCAACCCGGTGGCGTCGACCTTGCTGGGTTACAGCCGCAGTGTGTTTCTGGCCAAGAATTTTGCGGACCTGTTTCGCCCCGAAGACCAGGCGCACGCCATGGCGCAGTTTGCGCTGGCCATCGAACACCACAAAGACTTTGTCCGCGACCTGCCTGTGCTCCATCAAGACGGCCACCTGGTTCACATCGACATGGCTTGCACCCACCTGCAAGTGGATGGCCACCACGCTTTGGCCACCACCTTCATCGACCTGACCGAGCGTCAGCTTGCTGAGAGTGCGCTGGCCGAGCGCGAAGCCCTGCTCAACGCCACCAGTCGCATGTCGCACACCGGCGGCTGGGCCTTTGACCCGGTAACGGGGCAGGGCAACTGGACGCCTGAGACAGCCCGCATCCACGATGTGCCTGAAGACGCACAGGCGGATGTGAGCAAAGGCCTCAGCTACTACGGCGCTGAGGATCGCGAACGGCTCCAGGCTGCCATCCAAAACCTCATCGACAAAGCCGAGCCTTATGACCTGGAGCTGGAGATGCTCACCGCCAAAGGCCGGCGCAAATGGGTCCGTACCATCGGTGAACCGGTGGTGGAAAAAGGCAAGGTGGTCTGGGTGCATGGCGCCATCCAGGACATCACCGATCAAAAAGCCGCTGAAGCGGCCCTGCGCTCCAGTGAGTCGCGCTACCAGAGTGTGCTGGACCATGCCGCCGACGCCATCTTCATCTCCAACGCGCAGGGCCAGTTCCTCTACGTCAACGAACAAGCCCGCCAGCTGCTGGCCTATACCAACGACGAACTGCTTCACATGTCGGTGGCCGACATCACGCCAGACGAGGACGCAGAACATTCGGCGAACACCTTTGTGACACTGAGACACACCGGGCGTGTGACCACCGAACTCCTGCTCAAACGCCAGGATGGCAGCCTGGTGCCGGTAGAGATCAATGCCATCTTGCTGCCCGATGGCACAAGTTACGGTGCTTACCGCGACATCACACAGCGCAGGCTCAACGACGCAGAACTGGAGCGCTATCGCCACCATCTGGAAGAGCTGGTGACCTCCCGCACCGCCGACCTGGACCAGGCCAACCGCTCACTGGTGCTGGCCAGGGACGCGGCACAAGCGGCCAACCTTGCCAAGAGCAGCTTCCTGGCCAACATGAGCCACGAAATCCGCACCCCGATGAACGCCATACTGGGCATGGCCAACCTGCTGCGCCGCGGTGGCCTGACCGCCGAACAGGCGGACCGGCTCGACAAGATCGACATCGCCGGCGACCACCTGCTCAATGTCATCAACGACATTCTCGACCTCTCCAAAATTGATGCGGGCAGTTTTGTCCTCGAAAACGTCCCGCTCACCATTCCCGGCCTGTTGTCGAACGTGGTGTCGATCACCCATGCCTCCGCGCAGGAAAAGAAACTCAAGCTCGAGGTGAGCGCCGATGCTTTCCCGAACGACTTGCACGGCGACCCAACACGTTTGCAGCAGGCGGTGCTCAACTACGTCAGCAACGCCATCAAGTTTTCAGACAACGGCTCAGTCAGCATCCGGGCCATCAATCTCGAAGAGACAACCCAGTGGGTGCAGGTGCGTTTTGAGGTCACAGACACCGGTATTGGCATCACACCCGAGGCACTGCCCCGGCTGTTCAGCCCCTTTGAGCAGGCTGACAACTCGACCACCCGCAAATACGGCGGCACCGGGCTTGGGCTGGTGATCACCAAACGGCTGGCTGAACTGATGGGGGGTGATGCGGGGGTGCAGAGTGTGCCCGGTGCTGGCAGCAGCTTCTGGTTCACCGCCCGCCTGCTGCGCCAGGAGCGTCGCAAGACCCTGGCCGTACCCGCAGCCGCTGGCGACCCCGAAACCTTGATCCGCGAGCATTTCCAAGGTGCACGCATCCTGATTGTTGACGACGAGCCGATCAACCTGGAGTTGGCGCGTTACCTGCTGGAGTCTGTCGGCCTGCTCGTGGACACCGCCGAAGACGGGATGCAGGCCATCGAGCGGGCCACGGTCTCGACCTACGCCCTGGTTCTGATGGACATGCAGATGCCCATCCTTGACGGCCTGGAGGCCACACGCCAGATCCGAATGCTTCCCAACTACCAGCACATCCCCATCCTGGCGATGACCGCCAACGCCTTCAACGAGGACCGCGCACGCTGCCTGGAGGCCGGCATGGACGACGTTCTGATCAAACCGGTGGCGCCAGGGCTGCTGTTTTCGTCATTGCTGACCTATTTGGAGAGGCGGGGCTGATGGGTGGCTGCTGCTGTACATGGCTGAGCTGCACCCGCAACAGCAAACTATTTTGATAGCGGATAGCACTTTATGGATAAGGGCTGTTGGCATATTTCTCTATTTTTGGGGAGATAGTTGATTTGGATGTTGGATGGCAGGTGTGCAGCGAGAGCGGTCATACAGTCATATCCCCCATTTGGGGGATGTTCAGGTCACTCACAGACCGCCACAATGCAGCGAAAGCAGTCGTACCACAAGCGCCTCCAATTTCAAACTTTGAGCCCTTTGATGCCTAGAATCAACCAACCCCTTTTGGATGTTTGTCGGCATTACTAACACGGCATGAAAATGCCTTAACTCTGTGAAGACCAAGGTTGTAAACCCTTTCCAAGATATTTTCACCTTCATCTTATACTGCAGATATTTTCCTATATGTTGCATCTGCGGCATGACACTAAGTATGGTTATATTTATGTTAAAAAAACTATGTGGGCATAAATCGCCATCGTTGATTTTTTCGAACACACTTTTGGATAGATAAAAAAATGAAAAATTCATGGTTATTGCCACTTTGGTGGTGACGATGTGTTTCTTTCAAGTAACATCTTTCGCAAACGGCCCCGTCATATTGAATGGCACTTGGATAATTGATACAAAGGCAACCGAGAAATTTGTACTTAGCACGCATCCATTCAAAGACGAAAACTCAGCAAATTCATTCCTTCATCACATCAGCTTCTTAGGAAGTTTAATTTTTGATTTCGACGGCGACAAGCTATTTTTAGGTACTTTTCCAGGTGACGAAAGAAAGCGAGAATATCTTCTTGTTTCTCATAATGGTTCTGAAAAGAAATACAATTCTAAAAACACTCAAGACGGGTCTAAGGTGTCAGAAACATCTGAAACACTAATTGTTACTGCGCTGAATAAAGAAAACATAACCATTTACTTTTCGAATAGTACAGAAATGCAGTACTTATTATGGAGGTGCGTAAATTTGGACCCAAATAAGAAAACGCCAAATGACTTTAAGCCTGAATTTGACGCATTTATTGAAATGATACGAAATATTGGCAAGGCGTATAACAGACCAAATTGAATTGAGTCGATTTGTCATTCTCTCTTGACCCTTGTTTGGACTAGAGAATAAGTTATTGGACGACCTTATTAGACACCACATCATGAAAACATGGTATTTCCCCGCCTTTTATTTTCTGATTTGCGAGACTTGTGATGTGATTTGGGAACTCGGCCTGGCTCGGCAAATAGACCCGGTACTTGGTATTGCTGCTAGCCTTTTCCTTGTAGTGCTCACTGCGCCGGCCATGGCAGTTACGACGTATGTGCAGGCACACATTGCGTCCCTGCTAGGCGTCTTGCCCGGGGATAGCATAGGCTTTAACAGTTTTTG contains:
- a CDS encoding PAS domain S-box protein produces the protein MQAISESRAVTRFLSSWKSLALVLALAGLFAAVSIRQDFEELLATEYQVLERQARLAEYQVGGVLRGLNVGLRSLAADQEAWPQLPAQAISQHQLAFLKEFPEVRTITAADKTGRVLAAESLQTPQDVATIRAFNNSQREYFQFHQNAQPKDFDRMYISRPFIGVSKRWIIVASRAIRGPKGEFQGAVVATLIPNFFAPIFQDVLTNDVVDSVAVHTLQGDILYRLPDPDKHIGRNIAHGEAFQLYLRSDSPTTRYLGIAVTDNVKRVAVFRKVAGSSLDIVITARYDSLLTKWYPAVATKLILYALFVVLALAFGKEFKRRLAASMALSQSESRFRALFEDSPNAILLVDPQALRLTDVNPVASTLLGYSRSVFLAKNFADLFRPEDQAHAMAQFALAIEHHKDFVRDLPVLHQDGHLVHIDMACTHLQVDGHHALATTFIDLTERQLAESALAEREALLNATSRMSHTGGWAFDPVTGQGNWTPETARIHDVPEDAQADVSKGLSYYGAEDRERLQAAIQNLIDKAEPYDLELEMLTAKGRRKWVRTIGEPVVEKGKVVWVHGAIQDITDQKAAEAALRSSESRYQSVLDHAADAIFISNAQGQFLYVNEQARQLLAYTNDELLHMSVADITPDEDAEHSANTFVTLRHTGRVTTELLLKRQDGSLVPVEINAILLPDGTSYGAYRDITQRRLNDAELERYRHHLEELVTSRTADLDQANRSLVLARDAAQAANLAKSSFLANMSHEIRTPMNAILGMANLLRRGGLTAEQADRLDKIDIAGDHLLNVINDILDLSKIDAGSFVLENVPLTIPGLLSNVVSITHASAQEKKLKLEVSADAFPNDLHGDPTRLQQAVLNYVSNAIKFSDNGSVSIRAINLEETTQWVQVRFEVTDTGIGITPEALPRLFSPFEQADNSTTRKYGGTGLGLVITKRLAELMGGDAGVQSVPGAGSSFWFTARLLRQERRKTLAVPAAAGDPETLIREHFQGARILIVDDEPINLELARYLLESVGLLVDTAEDGMQAIERATVSTYALVLMDMQMPILDGLEATRQIRMLPNYQHIPILAMTANAFNEDRARCLEAGMDDVLIKPVAPGLLFSSLLTYLERRG
- a CDS encoding alpha/beta hydrolase — translated: MIWLFLLAGVALVVVLRQVVHRAILRSLRAPRVAHLRTPADLGFQAHALRLPVAHGKSLFAWFVPVPGARQAPAVLLMHGWGANASLMLPALAPLHAAGYSVMLLDARCHGNSDDEAFTSLPRFAQDIEAGLDWLRWQPEVDDQRLVVLGHSVGAGAALLCATHRQDVKAVVCLGAFAHPQEVMRRWLAEVHLPYLVIGWYLLRHVQHVIGARFDEIAPIHSMARVHCPVLLVHGSEDEVVPVGDAQRLQAAGRPGQVTWIEIPGGHDPSEAAPAYVPQLIHFLQQALATPARQPVAGAAN
- a CDS encoding ATP-binding protein encodes the protein MLQAPVRPNWRRLRSTLAARLALIVLVGLLVAQGVSFWLQWQERSVAVNQVRGVNLADRLAPAVRVLEASPSAQRALALAALQGGGVQFEMVTADQVFALVPRGALPGMLSARLGRSVDIRTDGQGRGPGSGQARAGLAHRLDLQLMDGQWVRVSLAPELDAQAPALPTSLLSELLITLGLVMAVVVLAVQQATRPLRQLAQAADTLGSDLDAPPLPEDGPTETRHAAQAFNRMQARIKRLVNERARALAAVSHDLRTPLTRLRLRTELIDDERLREQMSKDLEAMAAMIDGTLAYLRGLQANEQVRSLDINALLESMADDARVLGRSIQIHGQAQQAFQGRLTALRRALQNLIDNAFKYGQGASIRVEDSPAMLKVTVEDSGPGLAAAELSKVTEPYYRVDSARSATGDGVGLGLSIVKDVALLHNGELILTNRPQGGLAATLLLPRAVTPTLS
- a CDS encoding carboxymuconolactone decarboxylase family protein; protein product: MSTFDHIGLIQNINDNLVPLRKTQPEAMQAFGQLARAAMTEGAVSAKHKELIALAIGITQHCSGCIGFHVKALIKLQCTRQELEEMLSICVYMGGGPALMYSAEALSAWDSMTAPA
- a CDS encoding NifB/NifX family molybdenum-iron cluster-binding protein, whose amino-acid sequence is MIMKIAVTSQNRTSITEHAGKCRKFWVYEVANRQVSGKQLLELPLAQSFHESAHAPEPQAPHPLEGVSLLITASAGDGLKARLRQKGMTVCVTSETNPDQAVAAWLQGTLPEVASAPQDCDCGHNHDHTHGHSA